The Microbacterium sp. LWH7-1.2 genome window below encodes:
- a CDS encoding family 43 glycosylhydrolase → MSRLDVHGGRIRPGAIVYDDRDEVAQLHGIGIQRVGELWYAWGEDKTAGGTFTAVACYSSPDLVSWRYEGDALAAADGDLGADRVIERPKVLQRPDGAWVMFLHADTADYSYARVGYAVAEHPAGPYRYLHSERPMGNISRDIGVYQEGDVGYLLSEDRDNGLQIYRLRPDYLGVEDVVATLRQQQRPEVGYESPTLVRKDGLYYLFGSDLTGWSTNDNMYTTAPSLEGPWDRWRPFAPAGSATFDSQVSVVVAVGTGHLYVGDRWQRDSLATSPPVWLPITIADGAATMQWHDTWSPQAAFA, encoded by the coding sequence ATGAGCAGACTCGACGTGCACGGTGGCCGCATCCGGCCCGGCGCGATCGTCTACGACGACCGCGACGAGGTCGCTCAGCTGCACGGCATCGGCATCCAGCGCGTCGGAGAGCTCTGGTACGCCTGGGGCGAGGACAAGACGGCCGGGGGAACCTTCACCGCTGTCGCCTGCTATTCCTCTCCCGACCTCGTCTCTTGGCGCTACGAGGGCGACGCGCTCGCCGCGGCGGACGGAGATCTGGGGGCCGACCGCGTCATCGAGCGGCCGAAGGTGCTCCAGCGCCCCGACGGCGCCTGGGTGATGTTTCTCCACGCCGACACCGCAGACTACTCGTATGCGCGCGTCGGATACGCCGTCGCGGAGCATCCGGCGGGGCCCTACCGCTACCTGCACAGCGAACGGCCGATGGGGAACATCAGCCGCGATATCGGCGTGTATCAAGAGGGCGACGTCGGCTACCTCTTGTCCGAAGACCGCGACAACGGGCTGCAGATCTACCGCCTGCGTCCCGACTACCTCGGCGTCGAAGATGTCGTGGCGACGCTCCGACAGCAGCAGCGCCCTGAGGTCGGATACGAATCGCCCACGCTTGTTCGCAAGGATGGCCTCTACTATCTGTTCGGCTCGGACCTCACCGGATGGAGCACGAACGACAACATGTACACCACCGCACCTTCTCTCGAGGGGCCGTGGGACCGGTGGCGTCCCTTCGCTCCCGCCGGCAGCGCCACGTTCGACTCTCAAGTCAGCGTCGTCGTCGCTGTCGGCACCGGCCACCTGTACGTCGGCGACCGGTGGCAGCGGGACTCGCTCGCGACATCTCCCCCTGTCTGGCTTCCGATCACCATCGCCGACGGCGCAGCCACCATGCAGTGGCACGACACATGGAGCCCGCAGGCCGCCTTCGCCTGA
- a CDS encoding alpha-L-fucosidase, whose protein sequence is MYLAGTSEFEHHVQVYGEHRDFGYKDFIPEFRMEQFEPAEWAALMRAAGAQFVVPLAEHHDGFAMYDTERSRWSAVQMGPRRDVFGDLLEAVDAAWMVRGASWHRAEHWFFMNGGARSPPEARSTTSNEARCEPSPTCGKTTPPCRSPRGAGSRVTTTRLRKTSSRSSRTWSPRTATSC, encoded by the coding sequence ATGTACCTGGCGGGCACCTCCGAGTTCGAACACCATGTGCAGGTCTACGGCGAACACCGCGACTTCGGGTACAAGGACTTCATCCCCGAGTTCCGGATGGAGCAGTTCGAACCCGCGGAGTGGGCAGCGCTCATGCGCGCCGCCGGCGCCCAGTTCGTCGTTCCGTTGGCGGAGCATCACGACGGATTCGCAATGTACGACACGGAGCGCTCACGGTGGAGCGCGGTGCAGATGGGACCGCGTCGGGACGTGTTCGGCGACCTCCTCGAGGCAGTGGATGCCGCGTGGATGGTGCGCGGAGCATCCTGGCACCGCGCCGAGCACTGGTTCTTCATGAACGGTGGGGCGCGTTCGCCCCCGGAAGCCCGGTCTACGACATCGAACGAGGCACGATGTGAACCCAGCCCGACGTGTGGCAAAACGACACCGCCGTGTCGAAGTCCGCGTGGTGCTGGATCGAGGGTCACCACTACAAGACTGCGCAAGACCTCATCGCGGAGCTCGCGGACGTGGTCTCCAAGAACGGCAACCTCCTGCTGA
- a CDS encoding alpha-L-fucosidase, whose product MSKSAWCWIEGHHYKTAQDLIAELADVVSKNGNLLLNIGPKPDGTIPEAEQRILREIGAWLSVNGEAIYGIRPW is encoded by the coding sequence GTGTCGAAGTCCGCGTGGTGCTGGATCGAGGGTCACCACTACAAGACTGCGCAAGACCTCATCGCGGAGCTCGCGGACGTGGTCTCCAAGAACGGCAACCTCCTGCTGAACATCGGCCCCAAGCCCGACGGCACCATTCCGGAAGCCGAGCAGCGGATCCTGCGCGAGATCGGCGCCTGGCTGTCTGTCAACGGCGAAGCCATCTACGGCATCCGCCCATGGTGA
- a CDS encoding L-lactate dehydrogenase translates to MAVIENSKVTIVGAGSVGSSAAYAALIRGSARHVALYDIATQKVEAEVLDLAHGTQFTGTSDIIGGSDLSVVEGSHVVVITAGAKQNPGQTRIELAGVNAGIMKTMMPQLLSVAPDAVYVIVTNPCDVLTVLAQEQTGLPPERIFASGTVLDTSRLRWKLAERAGVSTSSVHAYIVGEHGDTEFPLWSKATIGTVPILEWVTPAGDRMTVDELDQIAIDVRDAAYKVIQGKGATNYAIGLSSARIIEAILNDERAVMPVSPVLHDFHGVDGVALSVPSVVSAAGAVPIRETQFAPDELELFHASADALRQVADSLRG, encoded by the coding sequence ATGGCCGTCATCGAGAATTCGAAAGTCACCATCGTCGGAGCCGGCAGCGTCGGTTCGAGCGCCGCGTATGCCGCGCTCATCCGCGGTTCCGCCCGCCACGTCGCCCTGTACGACATCGCCACTCAGAAGGTCGAGGCCGAGGTGCTCGACCTCGCGCACGGCACGCAGTTCACGGGCACGAGCGACATCATCGGCGGCAGCGATCTGTCGGTCGTCGAAGGCTCGCACGTCGTCGTGATCACGGCGGGCGCCAAGCAGAACCCGGGTCAGACGCGCATCGAGCTCGCCGGGGTGAACGCCGGGATCATGAAGACGATGATGCCGCAGCTGCTGAGTGTGGCGCCCGACGCCGTCTACGTCATCGTCACGAACCCGTGCGACGTGCTCACGGTGCTCGCACAGGAGCAGACCGGCCTTCCGCCCGAGCGCATCTTCGCGTCGGGCACCGTGCTCGACACGTCGCGTCTGCGCTGGAAGCTCGCCGAGCGCGCCGGGGTCTCGACCTCGAGCGTGCACGCGTACATCGTGGGCGAGCACGGCGACACCGAGTTCCCGCTGTGGTCGAAGGCCACGATCGGCACCGTCCCGATCCTCGAGTGGGTCACGCCTGCGGGCGACCGCATGACGGTCGACGAGCTCGACCAGATCGCCATCGACGTGCGCGACGCCGCCTACAAGGTGATCCAGGGCAAGGGCGCGACGAACTATGCGATCGGCCTGTCGAGCGCGCGCATCATCGAGGCGATCCTGAACGACGAGCGCGCGGTCATGCCCGTCTCGCCCGTGCTGCACGACTTCCACGGCGTCGACGGCGTGGCACTGTCGGTGCCGTCGGTCGTCAGCGCGGCGGGCGCCGTGCCCATTCGCGAGACGCAGTTCGCCCCCGATGAGCTCGAGCTGTTCCACGCCTCCGCCGACGCGCTGAGGCAGGTGGCCGACTCGCTGCGCGGCTGA
- the radA gene encoding DNA repair protein RadA: MPAARRPTQTAPYRCTECGWTTLKWVGRCGECQQWGTVVEAAEQTGILRSVTPVSPGAGRAAQPITRIDTSDAPRRTTGVGEFDGVLGGGLVPGAAILLSGEPGVGKSTLLLEVAAQSAQAGRRVLYASAEESTAQVRLRAERTGALHDELYLASETDLATILGHVDDVTPDLLIVDSVQTVSSALSEGMAGHPSQVREVAATLIRVAKERGLPTIIVGHVTKDGSIAGPRILEHLVDVVCQFEGDRQTSLRFVRALKNRFGPTDEVGCFDMTGAGIAEVPDPSALFLGHGSTEPGTCVSIALEGRRALPVEVQALTIDSKSGNPRRIVNGVDAARVATVLAVLEKRMKIRTSDQDVYVSTVGGVRFAEPAADLAIALAVASAVEGWTIPRHIAVVGELSLAGEVRPVTQATQRRSEGARLGYRDVIDHRSGSLGGAVTDVRVRSKDGPGEDIPEF, encoded by the coding sequence ATGCCCGCTGCCCGACGCCCGACGCAGACCGCCCCCTACCGGTGCACCGAGTGCGGCTGGACCACGCTCAAGTGGGTCGGGCGCTGCGGCGAGTGCCAGCAGTGGGGCACCGTGGTCGAGGCCGCCGAGCAGACCGGCATCCTCCGGTCCGTCACGCCGGTGTCTCCCGGAGCGGGGCGCGCGGCCCAGCCGATCACGCGCATCGACACGTCCGACGCACCGCGGCGCACCACCGGTGTCGGCGAGTTCGACGGCGTCCTCGGCGGCGGGCTCGTGCCGGGCGCCGCGATCCTGCTGTCCGGCGAGCCGGGCGTCGGCAAGTCCACGCTGCTGCTCGAGGTCGCGGCGCAGTCCGCCCAGGCAGGACGCCGCGTGCTCTACGCGAGCGCCGAGGAGTCGACCGCGCAGGTGCGGCTGCGCGCCGAGCGCACCGGCGCCCTCCACGACGAGCTGTACCTTGCGAGCGAGACCGACCTCGCCACGATCCTCGGGCATGTCGACGACGTGACCCCCGATCTCCTCATCGTCGACTCGGTGCAGACGGTGTCGTCGGCGCTGTCTGAGGGCATGGCCGGGCATCCCTCGCAGGTGCGCGAGGTGGCGGCGACGCTGATCCGCGTCGCGAAGGAGCGCGGGCTGCCGACGATCATCGTCGGCCATGTCACGAAGGACGGCTCGATCGCCGGGCCCCGCATCCTCGAGCACCTCGTCGACGTCGTGTGCCAGTTCGAGGGCGACCGGCAGACGTCGCTGCGGTTCGTTCGAGCGCTCAAGAACCGCTTCGGGCCGACGGACGAAGTCGGATGCTTCGACATGACCGGCGCCGGCATCGCCGAGGTTCCCGACCCCAGCGCGCTGTTCCTCGGGCACGGCAGCACCGAGCCGGGAACGTGCGTCTCGATCGCGCTCGAAGGGCGACGGGCGCTCCCCGTCGAGGTGCAGGCGCTCACCATCGACAGCAAGTCGGGCAACCCGCGGCGCATCGTGAACGGCGTCGATGCCGCACGAGTCGCCACCGTGCTCGCGGTCCTCGAGAAGCGGATGAAGATCAGGACCTCGGATCAGGACGTATACGTCTCGACGGTCGGCGGGGTGAGATTCGCCGAGCCGGCGGCCGACCTCGCGATCGCGCTCGCCGTGGCCAGCGCGGTCGAGGGGTGGACGATTCCCCGGCACATCGCCGTGGTCGGCGAACTGAGTCTGGCCGGCGAGGTGCGGCCCGTCACCCAGGCGACGCAGCGGCGCAGCGAAGGCGCACGTCTCGGCTATCGGGACGTCATCGACCACCGCTCAGGATCGCTGGGCGGCGCCGTCACCGACGTGCGGGTGCGGTCGAAAGACGGGCCCGGTGAGGACATTCCCGAGTTCTGA
- a CDS encoding dehydrogenase — MAGKKRAKKAKEPLEFRNTQLGDALQTQDMAAVAFALRHGPTVVPLMRPGHRDNPLDVGEVWTYRDAKTGDIALLLFSDAAHKPETLPPGVALQSPAWLRSFLGAHEDEITTVFFDIAGPYPLQASPADLIAALDA, encoded by the coding sequence GTGGCAGGCAAGAAGCGCGCGAAGAAGGCGAAGGAACCGCTCGAGTTCCGCAACACGCAGCTCGGCGACGCGCTCCAGACCCAGGACATGGCCGCCGTCGCCTTCGCGCTGCGGCACGGGCCGACCGTCGTGCCGCTGATGCGGCCCGGCCACCGCGACAACCCGCTCGACGTCGGCGAGGTGTGGACCTACCGCGACGCGAAGACCGGCGACATCGCGCTGCTGCTGTTCAGCGACGCCGCCCACAAGCCCGAGACGCTGCCGCCGGGCGTCGCACTCCAGTCGCCGGCGTGGCTGCGCTCCTTCCTCGGCGCCCACGAGGATGAGATCACCACGGTCTTCTTCGACATCGCCGGACCCTACCCGCTGCAGGCCTCGCCCGCCGACCTCATCGCCGCGCTCGACGCCTGA
- a CDS encoding GntR family transcriptional regulator, with product MTDAPLQEVRKAVYRPVREGNALEDTVARLVQTIRLGVVAPGESLPSERELAVLYAVSRDTVREAIRELADTGYLVRRRGRYGGTFVADPLPQPPHPRDVTPAELEDVLGLRRVLEAGAARAAAGRTLDAVARDELWARYEVVAEASESDYRRLDTLLHLTIAELAGIPSLVALAAENRARVNEWLDTFPLLPRNIEHSNVQHERIVTAILAGRPDAAEAAILEHLAGSEALLRGFLA from the coding sequence ATGACCGACGCCCCGCTGCAGGAGGTTCGCAAGGCCGTCTACCGACCGGTGCGCGAGGGCAACGCGCTCGAGGACACCGTCGCGCGCCTGGTGCAGACCATCCGGCTCGGAGTCGTCGCGCCGGGGGAGTCCCTGCCGTCGGAGCGCGAGCTCGCCGTGCTGTATGCCGTGAGCCGGGACACCGTGCGCGAGGCGATCCGCGAGCTCGCCGACACCGGCTACCTCGTGCGCCGCCGCGGGCGATACGGCGGCACGTTCGTCGCGGATCCGCTGCCGCAGCCGCCGCACCCGCGCGACGTCACGCCCGCCGAGCTCGAAGACGTCCTGGGCCTGCGGCGAGTGCTCGAAGCAGGCGCGGCCCGCGCCGCCGCAGGACGCACGCTCGACGCCGTCGCCCGCGACGAGCTGTGGGCGCGGTACGAGGTCGTGGCCGAGGCATCCGAATCCGACTATCGCCGGCTCGACACCCTCTTGCACCTGACGATCGCCGAGCTCGCCGGAATCCCCTCCCTCGTCGCGCTCGCCGCCGAGAACCGCGCGCGCGTGAACGAGTGGCTCGATACGTTCCCGCTGCTGCCGCGCAACATCGAGCACTCCAACGTGCAGCACGAGCGGATCGTGACCGCGATCCTCGCAGGGCGACCGGATGCCGCGGAGGCCGCCATTCTCGAACACCTCGCCGGCTCGGAGGCCCTGCTGCGCGGCTTCCTCGCCTGA
- a CDS encoding 3-oxoacyl-ACP reductase, whose product MDLTARLKDRVAIITGGASGIGLATARRFSAEGARVVIADLDPASGEVAADDVDGVFRQVNVADETQVDAVFDGVAAEFGRIDIAFNNAGISPADDDSIETTELPAWDRVQDVNLKSVYLCSRAALRHMVPAGKGSIINTASFVALLGSATSQISYTASKGGVLAMTRELGVQFARQGIRVNALCPGPVNTPLLQELFAKDPERAQRRLVHVPMGRFAEPEELAAAVAFLASDDASFITATAFVVDGGITNAYVTPL is encoded by the coding sequence ATGGATCTGACGGCGAGACTCAAGGACCGGGTCGCGATCATCACGGGCGGCGCGTCCGGGATCGGGCTGGCGACGGCGCGGCGGTTCTCGGCGGAGGGCGCGCGTGTCGTGATCGCCGACCTCGACCCGGCCAGCGGCGAGGTCGCCGCGGACGATGTCGACGGCGTCTTCCGCCAGGTGAACGTCGCCGACGAGACGCAGGTCGACGCGGTGTTCGACGGCGTCGCCGCCGAGTTCGGCCGCATCGACATCGCATTCAACAACGCCGGCATCTCGCCCGCAGACGACGACTCGATCGAGACGACCGAGCTGCCGGCGTGGGACCGCGTGCAGGACGTGAACCTCAAGTCGGTGTACCTGTGCTCCCGCGCGGCCCTGCGGCACATGGTGCCGGCGGGCAAGGGGTCGATCATCAACACCGCGTCGTTCGTGGCGCTGCTCGGCTCGGCGACGTCGCAGATCTCGTACACCGCGTCGAAGGGCGGCGTACTCGCCATGACCCGCGAGCTCGGCGTGCAGTTCGCACGGCAGGGCATCCGCGTGAACGCTCTGTGCCCCGGGCCGGTGAACACCCCGCTGCTGCAGGAGCTGTTCGCCAAGGACCCCGAGCGCGCGCAGCGCCGGCTCGTGCACGTGCCGATGGGCCGGTTCGCCGAGCCTGAGGAGCTCGCCGCCGCGGTCGCCTTCCTGGCCTCGGACGACGCGTCGTTCATCACGGCGACCGCCTTCGTGGTCGACGGCGGCATCACGAACGCCTACGTCACGCCGCTGTAA
- a CDS encoding aldehyde dehydrogenase family protein, translating into MSAVFTVINPATALPIREVARASVDETDAAISRAVAAQRSWASLPPVARADALRSFARVVEAHVEELAQLEVLNSGHPIASARWEASHVAQVLNFSAGAPERLSGQQIPVAGGLDVTFHEPYGVVGIIVPWNFPMTIASWGFAPALAAGNAVVLKPAELTPLTAVRLGELALLAGLPEGLFEVITGSGSVVGQRFVSHPDVRKVVFTGSTSVGTDVAAGCARELKPVTLELGGKSANIVFADADLEKAAAAAPGAVFDNAGQDCCARSRILVERPVYDRFLELLEPAVRAWRVGDPADEGTEMGPLISESHRSTVEGFLDGANVAFRGSAPDGDGFWLAPTVVLADRGDRIAQEEVFGPVVAVLPFDDEADAIRLANDTIYGLAGSIWTENLGRAVRVSRGVKSGVLSVNSHASVRYWTPFGGMKASGLGRELGPDAAEHFTETKNVFFATD; encoded by the coding sequence ATGAGCGCCGTGTTCACCGTCATCAACCCCGCGACCGCGCTGCCGATCCGCGAGGTCGCGCGGGCGAGCGTGGACGAGACGGATGCTGCGATCTCGCGCGCCGTCGCCGCACAGCGTTCGTGGGCGTCGCTGCCGCCGGTCGCGCGTGCGGACGCGCTGCGGTCGTTCGCGCGTGTCGTCGAGGCGCACGTCGAGGAGCTGGCGCAGCTGGAGGTGCTCAACTCAGGGCACCCGATCGCGTCGGCCCGGTGGGAGGCGTCGCACGTGGCGCAGGTGCTGAACTTCTCCGCCGGTGCGCCCGAGCGGCTCTCGGGGCAGCAGATCCCGGTCGCGGGCGGTCTCGACGTCACCTTCCACGAGCCGTACGGGGTCGTCGGGATCATCGTGCCGTGGAACTTCCCGATGACGATCGCGTCGTGGGGTTTTGCGCCGGCGCTCGCCGCAGGCAACGCCGTCGTGCTCAAACCTGCTGAGCTGACTCCTCTGACGGCGGTGCGCCTCGGGGAACTCGCGCTTCTCGCCGGACTGCCGGAGGGGCTCTTCGAGGTGATCACCGGCTCGGGCTCGGTGGTCGGGCAGCGCTTCGTCTCGCACCCGGACGTGCGCAAGGTCGTCTTCACCGGCTCGACGTCGGTGGGAACGGATGTCGCGGCCGGCTGTGCGCGCGAGCTGAAGCCCGTGACCCTGGAGCTGGGCGGCAAGAGCGCCAACATCGTGTTCGCCGACGCCGACCTTGAAAAGGCGGCGGCCGCGGCGCCGGGCGCCGTGTTCGACAACGCCGGCCAGGACTGCTGCGCCCGCAGCCGGATCCTGGTCGAGCGGCCCGTGTACGACCGCTTCCTCGAGCTGCTCGAGCCCGCGGTGCGGGCGTGGCGCGTCGGCGACCCCGCGGACGAGGGGACGGAGATGGGGCCGCTGATCTCGGAATCCCATCGGAGCACGGTCGAGGGATTCCTCGACGGCGCGAACGTGGCGTTCCGCGGCTCGGCCCCGGACGGCGACGGTTTCTGGTTGGCGCCGACTGTGGTGCTGGCCGATCGCGGCGACCGCATCGCGCAGGAGGAGGTTTTCGGCCCCGTCGTCGCGGTGCTCCCGTTCGATGACGAGGCCGACGCGATCCGCCTGGCGAACGACACGATCTACGGACTCGCCGGCTCCATCTGGACCGAGAACCTGGGCCGCGCGGTGCGGGTCTCGCGCGGTGTGAAGAGCGGTGTGCTGTCGGTCAACTCGCACGCGTCGGTGCGGTACTGGACGCCGTTCGGCGGGATGAAGGCTTCGGGTCTCGGGCGCGAGCTCGGCCCCGACGCCGCCGAGCACTTCACCGAGACCAAGAACGTCTTCTTCGCGACGGACTGA
- a CDS encoding gamma-glutamyl-gamma-aminobutyrate hydrolase family protein, whose product MIGLTTYLEQAKQGVWDVRAAFLPEVYFDSVTGSGGIAVLLPPQPDPEIAADAVLDGLDGLILTGGLDVQPELYGAERHPLTDAARPDRDAWELALFRGAEERRLPVLAICRGLQLVNVARGGTLHQHLPEVLGTERFRVGGGVFATNDVLVDEGSRLAGLVGPGALAVHSYHHQGVDRLGDGLVATAHSDDGLVQAFESDGEGYVLGVQWHPEQNQEDRRLFAGLVAAASVYASREVPTA is encoded by the coding sequence GTGATCGGTCTGACGACCTACCTCGAGCAGGCGAAGCAGGGGGTGTGGGACGTGCGGGCGGCCTTCCTGCCGGAGGTCTACTTCGACTCGGTGACGGGGTCGGGCGGCATCGCGGTGCTGCTGCCGCCGCAGCCGGATCCCGAGATCGCCGCCGACGCGGTGCTCGACGGGCTCGACGGCCTCATCCTCACCGGCGGCCTCGACGTGCAGCCGGAGCTCTACGGTGCCGAGCGGCATCCGCTCACGGACGCTGCCCGCCCGGATCGCGATGCGTGGGAGCTGGCGCTCTTCCGAGGCGCGGAAGAGCGACGGCTGCCGGTGCTCGCGATCTGCCGCGGCCTGCAGCTCGTGAACGTCGCACGCGGCGGCACGCTGCACCAGCACCTGCCCGAGGTGCTCGGCACCGAACGGTTCCGCGTCGGGGGCGGCGTCTTCGCGACGAACGACGTCTTGGTGGACGAGGGATCGCGTCTGGCGGGGCTCGTCGGCCCCGGCGCGCTCGCGGTGCACAGCTACCACCATCAGGGCGTCGACCGGCTCGGCGACGGCCTCGTGGCGACCGCCCACAGCGACGACGGTCTCGTGCAGGCGTTCGAGTCCGACGGCGAGGGCTACGTCCTCGGAGTGCAGTGGCACCCTGAGCAGAACCAGGAGGACCGCCGGCTGTTCGCGGGACTCGTGGCCGCGGCATCCGTCTACGCATCTCGGGAGGTGCCGACCGCATGA
- a CDS encoding glutamine synthetase family protein: MPGNLTVEQLNAGIAAGDIDTVVVAFADAQGRLVGKRVSARLFQEEVLPHGAEACNYLLSVDVDMNTVDGYAMSSWETGYGDMMLKPDVSTLRCIPWLPGSALVMADLTWENGEPVVQSPRDILNRQRQRLADRGLVAFSGTELEFIVFDDTYRDAWAKGYRDLTPSTDYNVDYDLLASGRLEPLLRDIRLSMDGAGLYTEGVKGECNLGQQEIAFRYAEAQETADQHAIYKNGAKAIAEHHGKSLTFMAKFNEREGNSCHIHLSVRSAAGDPVMAGEGDHGFSPFMEHWIAGILATLREFTLLYAPNINSYKRFAKGSFAPTGIAWGVDNRTCALRVIGRGSSLRVENRVPGGDVNPYLGIAAIIAGGLHGIEHELPLPDRLEGNAYTAGVDHLPTTLREAAQLFDESAIARAAFGDDMVDHYLNQARIEVEAYDGAVTDWERVRGFERL; this comes from the coding sequence GTGCCGGGCAACCTCACCGTCGAGCAGCTGAACGCCGGGATCGCCGCCGGAGACATCGACACCGTCGTCGTCGCGTTCGCCGACGCGCAGGGGCGCCTGGTCGGCAAGCGGGTGTCGGCGCGGCTCTTCCAGGAGGAGGTGCTGCCCCACGGCGCCGAGGCGTGCAACTACCTGCTGTCGGTCGACGTCGACATGAACACGGTCGACGGCTACGCGATGTCGAGCTGGGAGACCGGCTACGGCGACATGATGCTGAAGCCCGACGTCTCCACCCTCCGGTGCATCCCCTGGCTTCCCGGATCGGCGCTCGTCATGGCCGACCTCACGTGGGAGAACGGCGAGCCCGTCGTGCAGTCTCCGCGGGACATCCTGAACCGCCAGCGTCAGCGCCTTGCCGACCGCGGTCTCGTCGCCTTCTCGGGCACCGAGCTCGAGTTCATCGTCTTCGACGACACCTATCGGGATGCCTGGGCCAAGGGCTATCGCGATCTCACGCCGTCGACCGACTACAACGTCGACTACGACCTGCTCGCCTCGGGCCGTCTCGAACCGCTGCTGCGCGACATCCGCCTGTCGATGGACGGGGCCGGCCTCTACACCGAGGGCGTCAAGGGCGAGTGCAATCTCGGTCAGCAGGAGATCGCGTTCCGCTACGCCGAGGCGCAGGAGACCGCCGACCAGCACGCGATCTACAAGAACGGCGCGAAGGCGATCGCCGAGCACCACGGCAAGTCCCTGACCTTCATGGCGAAGTTCAACGAGCGCGAGGGCAACAGCTGCCACATCCACCTGTCGGTGCGTTCCGCTGCGGGCGATCCCGTCATGGCGGGCGAAGGCGACCACGGCTTCAGCCCGTTCATGGAGCACTGGATCGCCGGCATCCTCGCCACGCTTCGCGAGTTCACGCTGCTCTACGCGCCGAACATCAACTCGTACAAGCGGTTCGCGAAGGGCTCGTTCGCCCCGACCGGCATCGCGTGGGGTGTCGACAACCGCACCTGCGCGCTGCGTGTGATCGGCCGCGGCTCATCACTGCGCGTCGAGAACCGTGTGCCCGGCGGCGACGTCAACCCGTACCTCGGCATCGCCGCGATCATCGCGGGAGGGCTTCACGGCATCGAGCACGAGCTGCCGCTGCCTGATCGACTCGAGGGCAACGCGTATACCGCGGGCGTCGACCACCTTCCGACGACGCTGCGCGAAGCGGCGCAGCTGTTCGACGAGTCGGCCATCGCCCGCGCGGCCTTCGGCGACGACATGGTCGACCACTACCTGAACCAGGCGCGCATCGAGGTCGAGGCCTATGACGGCGCCGTGACCGACTGGGAGAGGGTCCGTGGCTTCGAACGCCTCTAG